One Diceros bicornis minor isolate mBicDic1 chromosome 11, mDicBic1.mat.cur, whole genome shotgun sequence genomic region harbors:
- the TET2 gene encoding methylcytosine dioxygenase TET2 isoform X3, translating to MEQDRTNHVEGNRLSPFLTPSPSPIGQTGPLAIKLQNGSPLTERPYPEVNGDTKWQSFKSCYGIPPMKGSQNNRMSPDFIQEGRGYSKCLQNGGIKRTVSEPSLSGLHQNKKLKQDQQANGERKNFGESQERNPGKGSSQPNVSNSSDKKESVSSVAQENAVKDISSFSTRNCSGSENPELQILNEQEGKNANYHDKNIVLLLKNKAVLIPNGATVSASSMENTHGELLEKTLSQYYPDCVSIAVQKTTSHIHAINSQPTNELSCEITHPLHTSGQINFPQTSNSELPPEPATATTEACDADNASKPAAVLGTCYLQKPEQQKSVFEICSSLAENGNIQGTTKLVSGEEFCSGSSSNLQPPGGSSERYLKQNEMNGAYFKQSSVFTKDSFSATTTPPPSRLLLSPPPPLPQVPQPPSGGKSTLSDGVLEEHRRYPNQSNTALLREVEIEGQSEAPPSQSPNPSTHVPSPSLMLPERPQNNCVNKNDIRTPGTMTVSLCSEKTRCHPPALGSSGDPQNHCQQLMGHKEREILKGGDKEQTRGLVLPTQPYLKPGWIELKAPHFHKAESHPKCHEASLRSILQSQSSPSHQITSKQYTGNSNMPGGLSGQAYIQKIMQPEQRPQRYQVEMNQGPSQGTVGQHLLFQKPSPRVHFFKTDPSPEAHVQSLCAPRFHFQQRPDPQTEKLMSPTSKQHLNQQASETEPFSNSHLLHQKPHKQAAQTQPSQNSYLSQNQQQQQKLQMKNKEQGPQTFPHPQGNSDQQGEGSFFSQIKVEECFRGENQYSKSSEFQTHDTQMGLEQVQNINSRNSPCGQILKSNVSKVHISCSNNIHLVPENKEQSINSELFVGNKTQNLHHMQYFPNNVTPKQDILQRCFREQEQKPQQASVLQGYKSRSQDTSGQQAAQLAQQRYLVQNQANAFPVPDQGGRHIQTPPQKDFQKHAALRWHLLQKQEQQQTQHPQSESCHSQTHRPIKIEPGSKPHACMRPVSAQPENKTWKKLTKQEIPPPSCDNVQQGSILETMEQHLKQFQVKSLFDHKALTLKSQKQVKVEMSGPVTVLTRQTTAAELDSHTPAVEQQAAPSEKTPTKRTAGSVLNNFLESPSKLLDTPIKNLLDTPVKTQYDFPSCRCVGLDRRVKLLGLRESSILGKKGKVLRDVRLLNGWSAEAAVRRSCCVWCGSELATPVRLR from the exons ATGGAACAGGACAGAACCAACCATGTTGAGGGCAACAGACTGAGTCCATTCCTGACACCATCTCCGTCTCCCATTGGCCAGACGGGACCTCTGGCTATAAAGCTCCAGAATGGAAGCCCGTTAACCGAGAGACCCTACCCAGAAGTAAATGGAGACACCAAGTGGCAGTCTTTCAAAAGTTGTTATGGAATACCCCCTATGAAAGGAAGCCAGAATAATCGAATGAGTCCAGACTTTATACAAGAAGGTAGAGGGTATTCCAAGTGTTTGCAAAATGGCGGAATAAAACGCACAGTTAGTGAGCCTTCTCTCTCTGGGCTCCATCAGAACAAGAAATTGAAACAAGACCAACAGGccaatggagaaagaaagaacttCGGGGAAAGCCAAGAAAGAAATCCAGGCAAAGGCAGCAGTCAACCAAATGTCTCCAATTCGAGTGATAAGAAAGAATCTGTGAGCTCTGTAGCCCAAGAAAATGCAGTTAAAGATATCTCCAGTTTTTCAACACGTAACTGCAGTGGGTCTGAAAATCCAGAGCTTCAGATTCTGAATGAGCAGGAGGGGAAAAATGCTAACTACCATGACAAGAATATTGTATTACTTCTTAAAAACAAGGCAGTGCTAATACCTAATGGTGCtacagtttctgcctcttccatggAAAACACACATGGTGAACTCCTGGAAAAAACACTGTCTCAATATTATCCAGATTGTGTTTCCATTGCGGTGCAGAAAACCACATCTCACATACATGCCATTAACAGTCAGCCTACTAATGAGTTGTCCTGTGAGATCACTCATCCATTGCATACCTCAGGGCAGATCAATTTCCCACAGACCTCGAACTCTGAGCTGCCCCCAGAGCCAGCCACAGCGACAACTGAGGCCTGTGATGCTGATAATGCCAGTAAACCAGCTGCAGTGCTAGGTACCTGTTACCTTCAGAAACCAGAACAGCAAAAATCAGTTTTTGAGATATGCTCATCTCTTGCAGAAAACGGTAACATCCAAGGAACCACAAAGCTAGTATCTGGTGAAGAATTCTGTTCAGGTTCCAGCAGCAATTTGCAGCCTCCTGGTGGCAGCTCTGAACGGtatttaaagcaaaatgaaatgaaTGGTGCTTACTTCAAGCAAAGCTCAGTGTTCACTAAGGATTCCTTTTCTGCCACTaccacaccaccaccatcaagattgcttctttctccccctcctcctcttccacagGTTCCTCAGCCTCCttcaggaggaaagagcactctGAGCGATGGAGTTCTCGAAGAGCACCGTCGCTACCCCAACCAAAGTAACACAGCTCTTCTAAGGGAAGTGGAAATAGAGGGTCAAAGCGAGGCACCACCATCCCAGAGTCCTAATCCATCTACACATGTCCCCAGCCCCTCTCTGATGCTTCCAGAAAGGCCTCAGAATAATTGTGTTAACAAGAATGACATACGGACTCCAGGGAcaatgactgtttcattgtgttCTGAGAAAACAAGGTGTCACCCACCAGCTCTTGGTAGCAGTGGAGATCCACAGAACCACTGCCAGCAGTTGATGGGGCACAAAGAGCGAGAGATTCTGAAGGGTGGAGACAAGGAACAAACACGAGGTCTCGTGCTCCCGACACAGCCCTATCTGAAACCAGGATGGATTGAATTGAAGGCCCCTCACTTTCATAAAGCAGAATCCCATCCAAAATGTCACGAGGCATCACTGCGGTCAATTCTTCAGTCTCAGTCCAGCCCATCCCATCAAATAACCTCCAAACAATACACTGGAAATTCCAACATGCCTGGGGGGCTCTCAGGGCAAGCCTACATCCAGAAAATAATGCAGCCGGAGCAGAGGCCACAAAGGTACCAAGTGGAGATGAATCAAGGGCCCTCTCAAGGTACAGTGGGCCAGCATCTGCTGTTCCAAAAACCCTCACCCCGGGTGCACTTCTTCAAGACAGACCCTTCACCTGAAGCTCATGTGCAGTCACTGTGCGCCCCTAGATTTCACTTCCAACAAAGACCAGATCCCCAAACTGAGAAACTCATGTCCCCAACATCAAAACAGCACTTGAATCAACAGGCTTCAGAGACTGAGCCATTCTCAAACTCACACCTTTTGCACCAGAAGCCTCATAAGCAGGCAGCACAAACACAACCATCCCAGAATTCATATCTCTCCCaaaaccagcagcagcagcagaaattacaaatgaagaacaaagaacaagggcctCAGACTTTTCCTCATCCCCAAGGCAACAGTGATCAGCAAGGAGAAGGGTCATTCTTTAGCCAGATTAAAGTGGAAGAATGTTTTCGTGGTGAAAATCAGTATTCGAAATCAAGTGAGTTCCAGACTCACGATACCCAAATGGGATTGGAACAAGTACAGAATATAAATAGTAGAAATTCCCCCTGTGGTCAGATCTTGAAATCAAATGTAAGCAAAGTGCACATTTCTTGTTCAAACAATATACACCTAGTTCCAGAGAATAAAGAACAGTCTATAAATTCTGAGCTCTTTGTAGGAAACAAGACTCAAAACTTGCATCACatgcaatattttccaaataatgtGACCCCAAAGCAGGACATTCTTCAGAGGTGCTTTCGAGAACAAGAGCAGAAGCCTCAACAAGCTTCAGTTCTACAGGGATATAAAAGTAGAAGCCAAGACACGTCTGGCCAACAAGCTGCACAGCTCGCTCAGCAGAGGTACCTGGTGCAAAACCAAGCAAATGCTTTTCCTGTGCCTGACCAGGGAGGACGGCACATTCAGACCCCTCCCCAGAAGGACTTTCAAAAGCACGCTGCTCTAAGGTGGCACCTCTTACAGAAGCAAGAACAGCAGCAAACACAACACCCCCAAAGTGAGTCTTGCCATAGTCAGACGCACAGGCCAATTAAGATTGAACCTGGATCCAAGCCCCATGCCTGTATGCGCCCCGTGTCAGCACAGCCAGAAAACAAAACGTGGAAAAAGCTAACTAAGCAAGAGATTCCACCTCCAAGCTGTGATAATGTGCAGCAGGGGAGCATCCTTGAGACCATGGAGCAACATCTGAAGCAGTTTCAGGTCAAATCACTATTTGACCATAAGGCGCTTACTCTCAAATCACAGAAGCAAGTAAAAGTTGAAATGTCAGGGCCAGTCACGGTGTTAACTAGACAAACCACTGCAGCAGAACTTGATAGCCACACCCCAGCTGTAGAGCAGCAGGCAGCTCCTTCAGAAAAGACACCAACCAAGAGAACAGCTGGCTctgttctcaataattttttagagtCACCTTCCAAATTACTAGATACTCCTATAAAAAATTTATTGGATACACCTGTCAAGACTCAGTATGATTTCCCATCATGCAGATGTGTAG GTTTGGACAGAAGGGTAAAGCTATTAGGATTGAGAGAGTCATCTATACtgggaaagaagggaaaagttcTCAGGGATGTCCGATTGCTAAATGG GTGGTCCGCAGAAGCTGCAGTGAGGAGAAGCTGCTGTGTCTGGTGCGGGAGCGAGCTGGCCACACCTGTGAGGCTGCGGTGA
- the TET2 gene encoding methylcytosine dioxygenase TET2 isoform X2: MEQDRTNHVEGNRLSPFLTPSPSPIGQTGPLAIKLQNGSPLTERPYPEVNGDTKWQSFKSCYGIPPMKGSQNNRMSPDFIQEGRGYSKCLQNGGIKRTVSEPSLSGLHQNKKLKQDQQANGERKNFGESQERNPGKGSSQPNVSNSSDKKESVSSVAQENAVKDISSFSTRNCSGSENPELQILNEQEGKNANYHDKNIVLLLKNKAVLIPNGATVSASSMENTHGELLEKTLSQYYPDCVSIAVQKTTSHIHAINSQPTNELSCEITHPLHTSGQINFPQTSNSELPPEPATATTEACDADNASKPAAVLGTCYLQKPEQQKSVFEICSSLAENGNIQGTTKLVSGEEFCSGSSSNLQPPGGSSERYLKQNEMNGAYFKQSSVFTKDSFSATTTPPPSRLLLSPPPPLPQVPQPPSGGKSTLSDGVLEEHRRYPNQSNTALLREVEIEGQSEAPPSQSPNPSTHVPSPSLMLPERPQNNCVNKNDIRTPGTMTVSLCSEKTRCHPPALGSSGDPQNHCQQLMGHKEREILKGGDKEQTRGLVLPTQPYLKPGWIELKAPHFHKAESHPKCHEASLRSILQSQSSPSHQITSKQYTGNSNMPGGLSGQAYIQKIMQPEQRPQRYQVEMNQGPSQGTVGQHLLFQKPSPRVHFFKTDPSPEAHVQSLCAPRFHFQQRPDPQTEKLMSPTSKQHLNQQASETEPFSNSHLLHQKPHKQAAQTQPSQNSYLSQNQQQQQKLQMKNKEQGPQTFPHPQGNSDQQGEGSFFSQIKVEECFRGENQYSKSSEFQTHDTQMGLEQVQNINSRNSPCGQILKSNVSKVHISCSNNIHLVPENKEQSINSELFVGNKTQNLHHMQYFPNNVTPKQDILQRCFREQEQKPQQASVLQGYKSRSQDTSGQQAAQLAQQRYLVQNQANAFPVPDQGGRHIQTPPQKDFQKHAALRWHLLQKQEQQQTQHPQSESCHSQTHRPIKIEPGSKPHACMRPVSAQPENKTWKKLTKQEIPPPSCDNVQQGSILETMEQHLKQFQVKSLFDHKALTLKSQKQVKVEMSGPVTVLTRQTTAAELDSHTPAVEQQAAPSEKTPTKRTAGSVLNNFLESPSKLLDTPIKNLLDTPVKTQYDFPSCRCVEQIIEKDEGPFYTHLGAGPNVAAIREIMEERFGQKGKAIRIERVIYTGKEGKSSQGCPIAKWKLQ; encoded by the exons ATGGAACAGGACAGAACCAACCATGTTGAGGGCAACAGACTGAGTCCATTCCTGACACCATCTCCGTCTCCCATTGGCCAGACGGGACCTCTGGCTATAAAGCTCCAGAATGGAAGCCCGTTAACCGAGAGACCCTACCCAGAAGTAAATGGAGACACCAAGTGGCAGTCTTTCAAAAGTTGTTATGGAATACCCCCTATGAAAGGAAGCCAGAATAATCGAATGAGTCCAGACTTTATACAAGAAGGTAGAGGGTATTCCAAGTGTTTGCAAAATGGCGGAATAAAACGCACAGTTAGTGAGCCTTCTCTCTCTGGGCTCCATCAGAACAAGAAATTGAAACAAGACCAACAGGccaatggagaaagaaagaacttCGGGGAAAGCCAAGAAAGAAATCCAGGCAAAGGCAGCAGTCAACCAAATGTCTCCAATTCGAGTGATAAGAAAGAATCTGTGAGCTCTGTAGCCCAAGAAAATGCAGTTAAAGATATCTCCAGTTTTTCAACACGTAACTGCAGTGGGTCTGAAAATCCAGAGCTTCAGATTCTGAATGAGCAGGAGGGGAAAAATGCTAACTACCATGACAAGAATATTGTATTACTTCTTAAAAACAAGGCAGTGCTAATACCTAATGGTGCtacagtttctgcctcttccatggAAAACACACATGGTGAACTCCTGGAAAAAACACTGTCTCAATATTATCCAGATTGTGTTTCCATTGCGGTGCAGAAAACCACATCTCACATACATGCCATTAACAGTCAGCCTACTAATGAGTTGTCCTGTGAGATCACTCATCCATTGCATACCTCAGGGCAGATCAATTTCCCACAGACCTCGAACTCTGAGCTGCCCCCAGAGCCAGCCACAGCGACAACTGAGGCCTGTGATGCTGATAATGCCAGTAAACCAGCTGCAGTGCTAGGTACCTGTTACCTTCAGAAACCAGAACAGCAAAAATCAGTTTTTGAGATATGCTCATCTCTTGCAGAAAACGGTAACATCCAAGGAACCACAAAGCTAGTATCTGGTGAAGAATTCTGTTCAGGTTCCAGCAGCAATTTGCAGCCTCCTGGTGGCAGCTCTGAACGGtatttaaagcaaaatgaaatgaaTGGTGCTTACTTCAAGCAAAGCTCAGTGTTCACTAAGGATTCCTTTTCTGCCACTaccacaccaccaccatcaagattgcttctttctccccctcctcctcttccacagGTTCCTCAGCCTCCttcaggaggaaagagcactctGAGCGATGGAGTTCTCGAAGAGCACCGTCGCTACCCCAACCAAAGTAACACAGCTCTTCTAAGGGAAGTGGAAATAGAGGGTCAAAGCGAGGCACCACCATCCCAGAGTCCTAATCCATCTACACATGTCCCCAGCCCCTCTCTGATGCTTCCAGAAAGGCCTCAGAATAATTGTGTTAACAAGAATGACATACGGACTCCAGGGAcaatgactgtttcattgtgttCTGAGAAAACAAGGTGTCACCCACCAGCTCTTGGTAGCAGTGGAGATCCACAGAACCACTGCCAGCAGTTGATGGGGCACAAAGAGCGAGAGATTCTGAAGGGTGGAGACAAGGAACAAACACGAGGTCTCGTGCTCCCGACACAGCCCTATCTGAAACCAGGATGGATTGAATTGAAGGCCCCTCACTTTCATAAAGCAGAATCCCATCCAAAATGTCACGAGGCATCACTGCGGTCAATTCTTCAGTCTCAGTCCAGCCCATCCCATCAAATAACCTCCAAACAATACACTGGAAATTCCAACATGCCTGGGGGGCTCTCAGGGCAAGCCTACATCCAGAAAATAATGCAGCCGGAGCAGAGGCCACAAAGGTACCAAGTGGAGATGAATCAAGGGCCCTCTCAAGGTACAGTGGGCCAGCATCTGCTGTTCCAAAAACCCTCACCCCGGGTGCACTTCTTCAAGACAGACCCTTCACCTGAAGCTCATGTGCAGTCACTGTGCGCCCCTAGATTTCACTTCCAACAAAGACCAGATCCCCAAACTGAGAAACTCATGTCCCCAACATCAAAACAGCACTTGAATCAACAGGCTTCAGAGACTGAGCCATTCTCAAACTCACACCTTTTGCACCAGAAGCCTCATAAGCAGGCAGCACAAACACAACCATCCCAGAATTCATATCTCTCCCaaaaccagcagcagcagcagaaattacaaatgaagaacaaagaacaagggcctCAGACTTTTCCTCATCCCCAAGGCAACAGTGATCAGCAAGGAGAAGGGTCATTCTTTAGCCAGATTAAAGTGGAAGAATGTTTTCGTGGTGAAAATCAGTATTCGAAATCAAGTGAGTTCCAGACTCACGATACCCAAATGGGATTGGAACAAGTACAGAATATAAATAGTAGAAATTCCCCCTGTGGTCAGATCTTGAAATCAAATGTAAGCAAAGTGCACATTTCTTGTTCAAACAATATACACCTAGTTCCAGAGAATAAAGAACAGTCTATAAATTCTGAGCTCTTTGTAGGAAACAAGACTCAAAACTTGCATCACatgcaatattttccaaataatgtGACCCCAAAGCAGGACATTCTTCAGAGGTGCTTTCGAGAACAAGAGCAGAAGCCTCAACAAGCTTCAGTTCTACAGGGATATAAAAGTAGAAGCCAAGACACGTCTGGCCAACAAGCTGCACAGCTCGCTCAGCAGAGGTACCTGGTGCAAAACCAAGCAAATGCTTTTCCTGTGCCTGACCAGGGAGGACGGCACATTCAGACCCCTCCCCAGAAGGACTTTCAAAAGCACGCTGCTCTAAGGTGGCACCTCTTACAGAAGCAAGAACAGCAGCAAACACAACACCCCCAAAGTGAGTCTTGCCATAGTCAGACGCACAGGCCAATTAAGATTGAACCTGGATCCAAGCCCCATGCCTGTATGCGCCCCGTGTCAGCACAGCCAGAAAACAAAACGTGGAAAAAGCTAACTAAGCAAGAGATTCCACCTCCAAGCTGTGATAATGTGCAGCAGGGGAGCATCCTTGAGACCATGGAGCAACATCTGAAGCAGTTTCAGGTCAAATCACTATTTGACCATAAGGCGCTTACTCTCAAATCACAGAAGCAAGTAAAAGTTGAAATGTCAGGGCCAGTCACGGTGTTAACTAGACAAACCACTGCAGCAGAACTTGATAGCCACACCCCAGCTGTAGAGCAGCAGGCAGCTCCTTCAGAAAAGACACCAACCAAGAGAACAGCTGGCTctgttctcaataattttttagagtCACCTTCCAAATTACTAGATACTCCTATAAAAAATTTATTGGATACACCTGTCAAGACTCAGTATGATTTCCCATCATGCAGATGTGTAG AGCAAATTATTGAAAAAGATGAAGGTCCTTTTTATACCCATCTAGGAGCAGGTCCTAATGTGGCAGCTATTAGAGAAATCATGGAAGAAAG GTTTGGACAGAAGGGTAAAGCTATTAGGATTGAGAGAGTCATCTATACtgggaaagaagggaaaagttcTCAGGGATGTCCGATTGCTAAATGG AAGCTGCAGTGA